The following proteins are co-located in the Frigidibacter mobilis genome:
- a CDS encoding GSU2403 family nucleotidyltransferase fold protein: MTAVSHSRAAQVAYQDLLRLHLDEVASELIGSIEERSRNGRAYLYDKFRLGTEMKSRYLGEGTPELRARLACATELKAQGDERKKTMARLARVLRAEGLIGTDRDTGSLLLAFARAGVFRLGGTLVGTAAYALYQGELGVRFDSEELAQTGDIDFASFQRLSVALGDRVEESPGEILQALKFDPVPGVQDRQIWKWRQNRGDAMVEFLTPAFGDEGVKPLPALKVSAQALNYLNFLIAEPIPAVALYRSGVLVRIPRPERFAIHKLIVADRRHGGPDQAKARKDRAQAAFLISILAKDRPGDLAEAFEDAQSRGPRWRERLEATLARMPESAEVVRGLM, from the coding sequence ATGACCGCAGTTTCCCATTCCCGCGCCGCGCAGGTGGCCTATCAGGACCTCTTACGCCTGCACCTCGACGAAGTGGCCTCCGAACTGATCGGCAGCATCGAGGAGCGCTCTCGCAACGGGCGCGCCTACCTCTACGACAAATTCCGCCTCGGCACCGAGATGAAGAGCCGCTACCTGGGCGAGGGAACGCCCGAGCTGCGCGCGCGTCTGGCATGTGCCACCGAGCTGAAGGCTCAGGGCGACGAGCGCAAGAAGACGATGGCGCGGCTGGCCCGCGTCCTGCGCGCCGAGGGGCTGATCGGGACGGATCGCGATACCGGCTCCCTGCTCCTGGCCTTCGCACGCGCCGGGGTCTTCCGGCTCGGAGGAACCCTCGTGGGCACCGCCGCCTATGCCCTCTACCAGGGAGAGCTTGGCGTGCGGTTCGATTCCGAAGAGCTCGCCCAGACCGGGGACATTGATTTCGCCAGCTTCCAGCGCCTGTCGGTCGCGCTCGGTGACCGTGTGGAGGAAAGTCCGGGCGAGATCCTGCAGGCGCTCAAATTCGATCCTGTTCCGGGTGTGCAGGATCGCCAGATCTGGAAATGGCGGCAGAACCGGGGCGATGCGATGGTCGAGTTCCTCACGCCCGCCTTCGGCGATGAAGGGGTCAAGCCCCTCCCGGCACTCAAGGTCAGCGCGCAGGCCCTCAACTACCTGAACTTCCTGATCGCGGAACCCATCCCGGCGGTTGCCCTCTATCGCTCCGGTGTTCTGGTGCGGATTCCACGGCCAGAGCGGTTTGCGATCCACAAGCTGATCGTCGCTGATCGGCGGCACGGCGGGCCCGATCAGGCGAAGGCTCGGAAGGATCGGGCACAGGCGGCCTTCCTGATCTCGATCCTCGCGAAGGACCGGCCCGGCGACCTTGCCGAAGCGTTCGAGGATGCCCAGTCTCGCGGCCCGCGCTGGCGCGAACGGCTGGAGGCGACACTGGCACGGATGCCGGAGAGCGCGGAAGTGGTGCGCGGACTGATGTAG
- a CDS encoding recombinase family protein — MDWSQAGGAQSRLELDRILEEIREGDLVVVTKHDRLARSLNDLLEIFDQIQAPGVGFRSVGEHIDTTSPAGSMAMPFAGRTVVVTHHCPHPDLIGDQQGELAAGYGSDLLGLITRFEPEAWFFGHTHHRHEAQEGQTLVRNVSLGYPQEVQDGDESVILLRGRVSEGA, encoded by the coding sequence ATTGACTGGTCCCAGGCTGGAGGCGCGCAATCCCGACTCGAGCTAGATCGGATACTGGAGGAAATCCGGGAAGGGGACTTGGTCGTTGTCACGAAGCATGATCGGCTGGCGCGGAGTCTGAATGACCTTCTCGAAATCTTCGATCAGATTCAGGCACCGGGCGTCGGATTCCGGTCCGTTGGGGAGCACATCGATACGACCAGTCCCGCGGGGAGCATGGCCATGCCGTTCGCGGGCCGAACCGTGGTGGTCACGCATCACTGCCCACATCCGGACCTGATTGGCGATCAGCAGGGCGAGCTGGCCGCAGGCTACGGGTCTGATCTGCTCGGCCTCATCACCCGGTTTGAGCCAGAAGCTTGGTTCTTCGGACATACGCACCACCGCCACGAGGCGCAGGAAGGGCAGACGCTCGTCCGGAACGTGTCTCTAGGGTATCCGCAGGAGGTGCAGGACGGTGATGAGTCCGTAATCCTGCTACGCGGGCGGGTGAGCGAAGGTGCCTAG
- a CDS encoding nucleotidyltransferase: MNQMLRQPLTDNDIRRRKQIFSILDELGEDLDLTETQFVRARQSYGAVGDWLSGSTDPLLISVLVYLHGSSALGTAVKPIGRREFDVDLICFCAGIASGISPAVLKAAVGNRLKEHASYVRILEEKKRCWRLNYAGDFHLDLSPTIANPLCINRGELVPDRTLKEWHPTNPRAYKILFDERAALRPTFAGKIIAMQRDEATVEPFPVREAVKGILRRIVQLLKRHRDVFYENNTEDVAPISIIITTLAMQAYAYCVRRHAFEDEMDVVVETIRMMPHFIERPILDGRRGYAVLNETTDGENFADNWNKDERRAPAFYAWHARALSDFEALRDAVGQDRLSLNMEHSFGPGVTGRVLGNRINAVSEGRKSGLLSVAPLIGLTTSRVTASTAVPVNTFFGDR; this comes from the coding sequence ATGAACCAGATGTTGCGACAGCCGCTGACCGACAACGATATTCGTCGGCGCAAGCAGATATTCTCCATCCTGGACGAGTTAGGCGAGGATCTGGACCTGACCGAGACCCAGTTTGTTCGTGCCCGCCAGAGCTATGGTGCGGTCGGGGACTGGTTGTCCGGATCGACCGATCCGCTGCTGATCAGCGTCCTGGTCTATCTTCACGGGTCCAGCGCGCTCGGAACGGCCGTGAAACCGATCGGGCGGCGGGAATTCGATGTCGATCTGATCTGCTTCTGTGCAGGTATAGCGTCCGGCATCTCCCCGGCGGTCCTGAAGGCGGCGGTTGGCAACCGGTTGAAGGAACACGCGAGCTACGTGCGGATTCTCGAAGAAAAGAAGCGCTGCTGGCGCCTAAACTATGCGGGGGATTTCCACCTCGACCTGTCCCCGACCATTGCGAATCCGCTTTGCATCAACCGGGGCGAACTGGTGCCCGACCGGACGTTGAAGGAGTGGCATCCGACGAACCCGCGAGCCTACAAGATCCTGTTCGATGAGCGCGCTGCACTCCGACCTACCTTTGCAGGCAAGATCATCGCCATGCAGCGGGATGAGGCGACGGTAGAACCCTTCCCCGTCCGTGAAGCGGTGAAGGGTATCCTGCGCCGCATCGTGCAGTTGCTCAAACGGCACCGGGACGTCTTCTACGAGAACAACACGGAAGACGTCGCCCCAATTTCGATCATCATCACCACGCTTGCGATGCAGGCTTACGCGTATTGCGTGCGGCGGCATGCCTTCGAGGATGAAATGGATGTGGTGGTCGAGACGATCCGGATGATGCCGCACTTCATTGAGCGCCCCATTCTGGACGGACGCCGGGGCTATGCCGTTCTGAACGAGACAACCGACGGGGAAAATTTCGCGGACAACTGGAACAAGGATGAACGCCGCGCGCCGGCGTTCTACGCGTGGCACGCGCGAGCCCTGTCCGACTTCGAGGCACTTCGCGACGCCGTCGGTCAGGACCGTTTGTCTCTGAACATGGAGCACTCGTTCGGCCCCGGTGTCACCGGACGGGTTCTTGGCAACCGCATCAATGCGGTGTCGGAAGGTCGCAAATCGGGTCTGCTTTCTGTCGCACCCCTGATCGGGCTGACGACATCGAGGGTCACCGCATCAACAGCCGTTCCCGTAAACACATTCTTCGGCGATCGATGA
- a CDS encoding CBASS cGAMP-activated phospholipase yields MDIRMNSSGNNRQIRRILSIDGGGIKGTMPAAFLAGLEEDLGEPIGRYFDLIAGTSTGGIIALGLGLGRTAKELLDLYEHRGPVIFGQDDADAEPPGRMRRAWRTLTATGRHAVGPKHDAAILARELKAVLNDDLIGQSQTRLVIPAWDADLRSPYIYKTAHHTRLQTDYRRTALDAALATAAAPTYFKRHRTADDIGLTDGGTWANNPTAIAVVEAITLLGWHPSDLRILSLGCLDEVYLLPESPGFSGLGLNVLNLYADGQSHGALGMAKLLTGHSYEGERIYRVSPSVPRGFFSLDDTTKIGRLKGLGMSEARKAKPHLTPIFFTKPADAFVPVHQLKEDAA; encoded by the coding sequence ATGGACATCCGGATGAACAGCAGCGGGAACAACAGGCAGATACGTCGCATCCTCTCCATAGATGGGGGCGGGATCAAGGGAACGATGCCTGCTGCCTTCCTCGCGGGGCTCGAGGAGGATCTGGGCGAGCCCATCGGGCGCTATTTTGATCTCATCGCCGGCACATCGACGGGTGGCATCATCGCACTGGGTCTTGGCCTCGGCCGCACGGCGAAGGAACTGCTCGATCTCTACGAGCATCGAGGGCCTGTCATCTTCGGCCAGGACGACGCGGATGCTGAACCGCCAGGGAGGATGCGGCGGGCATGGCGCACCCTCACCGCTACAGGGCGGCACGCTGTCGGGCCAAAGCACGATGCGGCGATTCTTGCCCGGGAGCTCAAGGCCGTCCTGAACGACGATCTGATCGGGCAATCACAGACCCGGTTGGTGATCCCGGCGTGGGATGCCGATCTCCGCAGCCCCTATATCTACAAGACCGCGCATCATACGCGCCTGCAAACCGATTATCGCAGGACTGCGCTGGATGCCGCCCTGGCTACGGCAGCAGCGCCTACGTATTTCAAGCGACATCGCACGGCCGATGATATTGGCCTGACCGATGGCGGGACATGGGCCAACAATCCCACGGCCATTGCAGTCGTCGAAGCCATCACTCTTCTGGGGTGGCATCCGTCCGACCTGCGCATTCTAAGCCTAGGCTGCCTGGATGAGGTCTACTTGCTGCCCGAGAGCCCTGGGTTTTCGGGTCTCGGCCTCAATGTCCTCAACCTCTACGCTGATGGGCAATCGCACGGCGCCCTCGGCATGGCGAAGCTCCTGACGGGACATTCCTACGAGGGGGAACGCATCTACCGGGTTTCGCCTTCGGTCCCGCGCGGATTTTTCTCTCTGGATGACACCACCAAGATCGGCCGCCTCAAAGGTCTCGGCATGTCGGAAGCCCGAAAGGCGAAGCCCCATCTGACGCCAATATTTTTCACAAAACCCGCCGATGCCTTCGTGCCGGTCCACCAACTCAAGGAGGATGCGGCATGA
- a CDS encoding DUF2188 domain-containing protein: MTKKNQHVVPHSGGWAVRGAGNERVTSIHGTQREAIGAARETAIRQGSEMLIHGGNGRIRERNTYGKDPYPPKG; the protein is encoded by the coding sequence ATGACCAAGAAAAATCAACATGTTGTTCCACATTCGGGTGGTTGGGCGGTCAGGGGTGCAGGCAATGAGCGCGTCACTTCCATCCACGGCACGCAACGTGAGGCGATTGGCGCAGCCCGTGAAACCGCAATCCGGCAAGGCAGCGAAATGCTGATCCACGGCGGGAACGGCCGCATCCGAGAGCGCAACACCTATGGCAAGGACCCGTATCCGCCGAAGGGCTGA
- a CDS encoding helix-turn-helix domain-containing protein — translation MFGQRLRLARRQAGLSMQALAESVNPSVSAQAISKYEADKMMPSSGVLVGLSKALGVSLDFLVGGQVSALQSLEWRKTSNASAQDRAKAETVVIGKLEDYLAIEEILDSNPSDDPFAELRINHVESDVALDKKAREVREKWQLGIDPIPSMTALLEDKGLKVIETDLPERINGMACHVERANRPPTEVIVVARQTNVERKRFNLAHELAHRIIDGTGNPSIRLEPAMNRFAGAFLIPAEHLTALAGEHQRGVTYHEIMRLKQTYGVSAAAMLMRLRQVGILSEAAVEYAFKTYARKWRTVEPEPIEEGKGFSAFEAPQRFQRLVWRALGEELISPVRAAQMLGLPLNIIEREIRGPREH, via the coding sequence ATGTTCGGACAAAGGCTCAGGCTTGCCCGCAGGCAGGCCGGATTATCCATGCAAGCTCTTGCAGAGAGCGTGAATCCTAGCGTTTCGGCGCAGGCCATCAGCAAATACGAGGCGGACAAGATGATGCCCTCCTCGGGTGTGCTGGTCGGCCTGAGCAAGGCCCTCGGGGTATCGCTGGACTTTCTGGTGGGCGGTCAGGTGAGCGCGCTTCAGTCCCTTGAATGGCGCAAGACCTCGAACGCCTCCGCACAGGACCGTGCCAAGGCTGAAACGGTCGTGATCGGGAAGTTGGAGGACTATCTAGCCATCGAGGAGATTCTTGACAGCAACCCTTCGGATGACCCCTTCGCGGAACTTCGGATCAACCATGTCGAGAGCGATGTCGCCCTCGACAAAAAGGCGCGGGAAGTTCGCGAGAAGTGGCAGCTGGGGATAGATCCGATCCCCAGCATGACCGCGCTGCTCGAGGACAAGGGGCTGAAGGTCATCGAGACCGATCTGCCGGAACGGATCAACGGTATGGCATGCCATGTCGAGCGTGCAAATCGCCCACCAACCGAAGTGATCGTTGTCGCGCGCCAGACCAATGTCGAGCGCAAGCGATTCAACCTTGCCCACGAGCTGGCACATCGGATCATCGACGGGACCGGCAATCCGTCGATCCGGCTGGAACCGGCGATGAACCGCTTCGCAGGGGCTTTCCTGATACCCGCTGAACACCTCACTGCCCTAGCCGGTGAACACCAACGTGGCGTCACCTATCATGAGATCATGCGGCTCAAGCAAACCTATGGCGTTTCAGCTGCAGCAATGCTGATGCGGCTCCGCCAAGTCGGCATCCTGTCGGAGGCGGCCGTAGAATATGCCTTCAAGACCTACGCCCGCAAATGGCGAACCGTTGAACCCGAGCCGATCGAAGAGGGCAAGGGGTTCTCGGCGTTCGAGGCCCCTCAACGCTTTCAGCGCCTGGTCTGGCGTGCCCTTGGCGAAGAACTGATTTCTCCGGTCCGTGCGGCGCAGATGCTTGGCCTGCCCCTAAACATCATCGAACGCGAAATCCGGGGGCCGCGCGAACATTGA
- a CDS encoding AAA family ATPase, giving the protein MTNSSSSDTKPARPLLTRIPFIEARFPDPNYTSSKLVDRFNSFWSAIREAKVGPKPEARELPEDGLINMEEIDEWMDQVSMPYSVTQRIKRRAARLAEAHKQRSPMTHLQDGDLRRLELVRGGVDLVRIRSEHEADEIASKVHEEFPWMAPATDVLWNAMRLSVRNGEPGFRLSPLLLDGPPGIGKSTWARHLAKLIGTEEVAIDASGEGAGFGIIGLQRGWGSALPGRPLALILQEMIGNPLVIIDEVEKAGSTSNSKGQTFSLTTSLLPLLEKTTARGWNCPYFRVPFDMSWISWVLTSNNAFLLPPPFRSRCTEIEVRNLTVKELQTFVLREQLRRGLSDDVTAGIIGALERSAKFRIRPSLRTAMWRDIAVEC; this is encoded by the coding sequence ATGACGAACTCTTCCTCATCCGACACGAAACCTGCGCGCCCGTTGCTCACGCGCATTCCATTCATCGAAGCCCGGTTCCCCGATCCGAACTACACCAGCAGCAAGCTCGTGGACCGCTTCAACAGCTTTTGGTCCGCGATCCGTGAAGCGAAGGTTGGTCCGAAGCCTGAGGCCCGGGAGCTTCCCGAAGACGGGTTGATCAACATGGAGGAGATCGACGAGTGGATGGATCAGGTCAGCATGCCCTACTCGGTCACGCAGCGGATCAAGCGACGGGCCGCTCGCCTCGCCGAGGCGCACAAGCAGCGCAGCCCCATGACTCATTTGCAAGATGGCGACTTGAGAAGGCTCGAACTCGTCCGTGGCGGCGTCGACCTGGTCCGGATCCGGTCGGAGCACGAAGCCGATGAGATCGCCTCCAAGGTTCACGAGGAATTCCCCTGGATGGCGCCTGCCACGGATGTCCTCTGGAACGCCATGCGCCTCTCGGTCCGGAACGGCGAACCCGGCTTCAGGCTGTCCCCTCTCCTGCTGGACGGGCCGCCGGGCATTGGCAAATCGACCTGGGCCCGGCACCTCGCGAAGCTGATCGGCACTGAGGAAGTCGCGATCGACGCCAGCGGCGAAGGCGCGGGCTTCGGCATCATCGGGTTGCAGCGTGGATGGGGCTCTGCGCTGCCGGGACGTCCGCTGGCGCTGATCCTTCAGGAGATGATCGGCAACCCGCTCGTCATCATCGACGAGGTCGAGAAAGCAGGATCGACAAGCAACTCGAAGGGCCAGACCTTCAGCCTGACCACCTCGTTGCTGCCTTTGCTCGAAAAGACGACGGCCCGAGGCTGGAACTGCCCCTACTTCCGTGTGCCTTTCGACATGTCGTGGATTTCTTGGGTCCTGACTTCGAACAATGCCTTCCTGCTGCCGCCTCCCTTTCGCAGTCGTTGCACCGAAATCGAAGTGCGAAACCTGACCGTGAAGGAGTTGCAGACCTTCGTGCTGCGGGAACAGCTTCGACGCGGGTTGTCCGACGACGTAACGGCTGGAATCATCGGTGCCTTAGAGCGGTCTGCTAAATTCAGGATCCGGCCAAGCCTGCGCACGGCAATGTGGCGCGACATCGCAGTTGAGTGCTGA
- the istB gene encoding IS21-like element helper ATPase IstB, which produces MSMTVETATLPTLLTALRLPTVARLWPEFCTRADKEGWPAERLLAALCELELSEREQRRIQRHLAAARLPQGKTLDAFDFLAVPTLSQARVRALVEGDSWLQAGHNLLAFGPPGSGKTHLAGAIGYELIQRGYRVLMARTSDLVQRLQVARQDLALTQEIAKLDKFDLLILDDLSYVRKDQAETSALFELISARYERRSIMITANQPFSGWDAIFPDRAMTIAAIDRLVHHATIFEMNVESYRRRAAYAAATSLSDIEDDRDKQQPEKETATAKDNSRPATLSSDIET; this is translated from the coding sequence ATGAGCATGACCGTGGAAACCGCAACACTGCCGACCTTACTGACGGCGCTCAGGCTGCCCACGGTTGCCCGCCTCTGGCCGGAGTTCTGCACCCGTGCCGACAAGGAGGGTTGGCCGGCCGAACGCTTGTTGGCGGCGCTGTGCGAGCTGGAGCTGAGCGAGCGGGAACAGCGCCGCATCCAACGTCATCTTGCCGCTGCAAGGCTGCCACAAGGGAAAACGCTCGACGCCTTCGACTTCCTGGCGGTCCCCACCTTGAGCCAGGCCCGCGTCAGAGCGCTGGTCGAAGGCGACAGCTGGCTGCAGGCAGGGCACAATTTGCTGGCCTTCGGCCCGCCCGGCTCGGGCAAGACGCACCTCGCGGGGGCCATCGGATACGAACTCATCCAACGAGGGTACCGTGTGCTTATGGCAAGGACGTCGGACCTGGTCCAACGCCTGCAAGTGGCGCGGCAGGACCTGGCGCTCACTCAGGAGATCGCGAAGCTCGACAAGTTCGACCTGCTCATCCTCGACGACCTGTCGTACGTGCGAAAGGATCAGGCCGAGACCAGTGCCCTCTTCGAGCTCATCTCCGCACGATACGAGCGGCGCTCTATCATGATCACGGCCAATCAGCCGTTCAGTGGTTGGGACGCCATCTTCCCCGACAGGGCGATGACCATCGCCGCCATCGACCGGCTCGTCCACCATGCGACAATCTTCGAAATGAACGTCGAAAGCTACCGACGCCGTGCCGCCTATGCCGCCGCGACATCGCTCAGCGACATCGAAGATGACCGCGACAAACAACAGCCCGAAAAGGAGACCGCCACAGCGAAGGACAACTCGCGGCCAGCGACATTGAGCAGCGACATCGAAACTTGA
- a CDS encoding HAD family hydrolase, whose amino-acid sequence MMALRAISIVMVGLALTCILSRRRTAARRPTSKRSDESAADAPLPPPTTILVEPDDLRGIRVVAFDAFGTLVRITDRRNLWREIGQRANRRVDARCVPGTLEEHVAACGVRWEPRWAAELEAELQSIELFADTLEALAELREAGYRLAVVSNLATPYVQPLRTALGSRFDAEIYSCEVGAAKPQPAIYAALCAALDIAPREILMVGDRHVSDVEGAQRFGIRALHVVRGGDTALANSISSPRDVSRLLPGRTSEQP is encoded by the coding sequence ATGATGGCACTCCGGGCAATCAGCATCGTGATGGTCGGCTTGGCGCTGACATGTATCCTGTCACGGCGGAGGACGGCGGCGCGTCGTCCGACCTCGAAGCGAAGCGATGAAAGCGCTGCCGACGCGCCACTCCCGCCGCCGACGACCATCCTGGTTGAACCGGACGACCTGCGGGGCATCCGCGTCGTTGCGTTCGATGCCTTCGGCACGCTCGTCCGGATCACCGACCGGCGGAATCTCTGGCGTGAGATTGGCCAGCGCGCCAACCGCCGAGTTGATGCAAGGTGCGTGCCGGGGACGCTGGAGGAGCATGTCGCAGCCTGCGGCGTCCGCTGGGAGCCCCGTTGGGCCGCGGAGCTCGAGGCGGAGCTTCAGTCGATCGAGCTCTTTGCGGATACCCTTGAGGCCTTGGCCGAACTGAGGGAAGCGGGCTATCGGTTGGCAGTCGTCTCGAATCTTGCCACACCCTACGTCCAGCCGCTGCGGACGGCGCTAGGCAGCCGGTTCGATGCGGAGATCTATTCCTGCGAGGTTGGGGCCGCGAAACCTCAACCAGCGATTTACGCGGCGCTCTGCGCCGCGCTGGACATCGCGCCGCGCGAGATCCTCATGGTCGGAGACCGCCATGTGTCTGACGTCGAGGGGGCGCAGCGGTTTGGCATCCGCGCGTTGCACGTCGTGCGCGGCGGCGACACCGCGCTCGCCAACAGCATCTCCTCGCCCCGGGACGTCTCCCGACTGCTGCCTGGCCGCACTTCTGAGCAGCCATGA
- a CDS encoding GIY-YIG nuclease family protein — protein sequence MTTRTTCQLAAIGKRNNRSDGWLPYWRLKNTDHRDAAIIPIFLASDLDHLDMSYSATHIEQAMSASSYMGFHGLNGMVYGFRNLKAPDFIKVGRSKDAWQRLHQSPWSKQLGFTQHADRKVEFVAICQNIHSKEVETALHSALSHLSVDIDWGKEWFEADGAALAEIIETIADRNQEEIWIDRLSRALSTYTDPQQVVDTVLDADTSSLPASFAKLGFPSSIRRRGASVEIETLLWCPVRYGNSYPDAHFDFFAGEYPTYDAGLSAEMRAFAVSGEAMIPDVYTVDGEVVSRDPFQYVESAELIYPFAEDWEIDERNDEWEVDGAVYKVLFSKLALISESFLISAGKVKRLGSRLVA from the coding sequence ATGACGACACGAACGACTTGCCAATTGGCAGCAATCGGCAAAAGAAACAATAGATCTGACGGATGGCTACCTTACTGGCGCCTGAAGAACACGGACCATCGTGATGCCGCGATTATTCCGATTTTTCTCGCAAGCGACCTTGATCATCTAGACATGTCATATAGCGCCACACATATAGAACAGGCTATGTCTGCAAGTTCTTACATGGGTTTTCATGGGCTTAATGGTATGGTATATGGCTTCAGGAACCTGAAGGCTCCCGACTTTATTAAGGTTGGCAGATCGAAAGATGCCTGGCAAAGACTTCACCAGAGTCCCTGGAGTAAACAGCTTGGGTTTACCCAACACGCTGATCGTAAAGTTGAGTTTGTTGCAATATGTCAGAATATTCATTCCAAGGAGGTTGAAACCGCGCTACACAGCGCTCTGAGCCATCTATCGGTTGACATCGATTGGGGCAAGGAATGGTTTGAAGCGGACGGCGCCGCCCTCGCCGAGATAATTGAAACCATCGCAGATCGCAACCAAGAAGAGATCTGGATTGATCGCCTTTCAAGAGCTTTATCAACATACACAGATCCACAGCAGGTCGTGGATACCGTTCTGGATGCGGATACTTCATCTCTGCCCGCTTCGTTTGCGAAACTTGGATTCCCCTCTTCGATTCGCCGGCGCGGCGCCAGTGTCGAAATTGAAACACTTCTTTGGTGCCCCGTTCGCTACGGGAATTCCTACCCGGATGCGCACTTCGATTTTTTTGCCGGAGAATACCCAACATACGATGCTGGGCTGTCTGCAGAAATGCGGGCATTCGCAGTGAGCGGCGAGGCGATGATTCCCGATGTTTACACAGTGGACGGGGAAGTAGTATCTCGGGATCCATTCCAGTATGTTGAATCGGCAGAACTGATCTACCCTTTTGCAGAGGATTGGGAAATAGACGAGCGTAACGACGAGTGGGAAGTTGATGGCGCAGTATATAAAGTTTTGTTTTCGAAGTTAGCGCTGATCTCGGAGTCGTTTTTGATATCTGCAGGTAAGGTTAAGCGGCTTGGGTCGCGCTTGGTTGCGTAG
- a CDS encoding type II toxin-antitoxin system HicB family antitoxin: MNNVMTYNGYSARIEYDDEDQILFGRIAAIQDVVGFHADSVEDLRAAFHEAFDDYVQTCAAVGKEPQKPFSGKVMFRVAPEVHRRAAIRAEMEGKSLNQWAEEVLDRASA, encoded by the coding sequence GTGAACAATGTGATGACCTACAACGGATACTCTGCTCGCATCGAATACGATGACGAGGATCAGATCCTGTTCGGCCGCATCGCGGCGATTCAGGACGTGGTCGGCTTCCATGCGGACAGCGTGGAGGATCTGCGTGCCGCCTTCCATGAGGCCTTCGACGATTACGTGCAGACCTGCGCCGCCGTTGGGAAAGAGCCGCAGAAGCCCTTCTCGGGCAAGGTGATGTTCCGGGTGGCGCCCGAGGTTCACCGGCGCGCAGCGATCCGGGCCGAGATGGAGGGCAAGAGCCTCAACCAGTGGGCTGAGGAAGTGCTCGACCGGGCCTCGGCCTGA
- a CDS encoding type II toxin-antitoxin system HicA family toxin — MSGNRMAVAGAGVLLGEEDSPLPNISGTMMKYRSGSADFNEPTSGTIAWADIESLLVSVGCRVIEGSGSRVRFDRDGEINTFHRPHPDKEAKRYQVRDARACLERLGVKP; from the coding sequence ATGTCCGGAAACCGGATGGCAGTCGCGGGAGCCGGCGTGTTGCTTGGCGAGGAGGACAGCCCGTTGCCGAACATATCCGGCACGATGATGAAATACCGCTCCGGATCGGCGGACTTCAATGAGCCCACCTCGGGCACGATCGCTTGGGCGGATATCGAGTCCCTGCTGGTTTCCGTGGGGTGCCGGGTGATCGAAGGATCTGGCTCGCGAGTGCGGTTCGACCGCGACGGCGAGATTAACACCTTCCATCGACCGCATCCGGACAAGGAAGCGAAGCGCTATCAGGTGCGCGATGCCCGCGCATGTCTTGAGCGCCTAGGGGTGAAGCCGTGA
- a CDS encoding alpha/beta fold hydrolase, whose amino-acid sequence MKSADPERYFIIVPDMFGNGLSSSPSNTPAPATAIRFPDITLHDNVAQQHRLVTERFGIEKLRLAVGWSLGGAQAFERAAAFPDMVERLFTFQSAARTSRHFHLFFDGVRAAIELDTDFRGGFYPQPPQNGLRVAAPIYAAWGFSPAFFRERLDETALGYASFDDFLVDFWEGWFLRRDANDLLAHLWTGRHADISANDLYRGDLGKALAAITADTILMPSSSDLYLPAEDVAREASRIRNAELRILESPWGPVVGEGMNDADTAVIEQVIYDLLAR is encoded by the coding sequence TTGAAGTCCGCCGATCCGGAGCGGTATTTCATCATCGTGCCGGATATGTTCGGCAACGGGCTGTCCTCCTCGCCAAGCAACACGCCGGCTCCCGCGACTGCCATCCGGTTTCCGGACATCACCCTCCACGACAACGTCGCGCAGCAGCACCGCTTGGTGACCGAACGCTTCGGCATCGAAAAGCTGCGCCTTGCGGTGGGCTGGTCTCTGGGCGGGGCGCAGGCGTTTGAGAGGGCGGCCGCCTTCCCGGACATGGTCGAGCGGCTGTTCACCTTCCAGAGCGCAGCCCGCACCAGCCGCCATTTTCACCTGTTCTTCGACGGCGTGCGCGCTGCCATCGAACTGGATACCGATTTCCGCGGAGGCTTCTATCCACAGCCCCCGCAGAACGGCCTGCGCGTGGCGGCACCCATCTATGCTGCATGGGGCTTTTCGCCGGCATTCTTCCGCGAGCGGCTGGACGAGACGGCGCTCGGCTATGCGTCGTTCGACGATTTTCTCGTCGATTTCTGGGAGGGATGGTTTCTCCGACGCGACGCGAATGACCTGCTCGCGCATCTGTGGACCGGCCGGCATGCCGACATCAGCGCGAACGACCTGTATCGGGGAGACCTTGGTAAGGCGCTGGCCGCCATCACTGCCGACACGATCCTTATGCCATCTTCGAGCGATCTGTATTTGCCCGCCGAAGACGTGGCACGCGAGGCCAGCCGCATTCGGAATGCCGAACTGCGCATTCTGGAGTCACCCTGGGGCCCTGTCGTGGGCGAAGGGATGAACGACGCAGACACTGCGGTCATCGAACAGGTTATATATGATCTTTTGGCGAGGTAA